The Streptomyces sp. NBC_00510 genomic interval CCTCGCCCTCGGGCCGGCGACCCCGGCCGCCGCGACCGGGGGGACCCACGGCTCCTCCGGCAAGGCCGGTGCGGTCGTCCTGCGGACCGGCCTGGAGGTCTCACTGCTCCGCAAGTCCGTGGACGTGCCGCTGAACCTGACGCTCAACGAGGTCCACGCACCGGCGAGCGCCGACGAGACCGCGCTCTCCGCCACCCTCGACGGGGTGGACCGCGGCAGGCCGTTCAGCGTCCTGCGCGCCGACGTCGCCACCGCCAGGGCCACCGCCGACCGCCACAAGGCGGAGGGCTACGCCAACCTCGTCAAGGCGCGCGTCAGCCTGCCCGGACTGCCGTTGCTCGGGCTCATCAAGGCCGACGCGATCTCCGCCCGCGCCACGTGCGTGGCCGGCCGGAAGCCGGTCGCCGACGTCGAGCTGCCCGGCCATGTCGTCGTCCTCGGCAAGCGCGTCAAGGTGTCGGCCGGTGGCACGACCCTGGTGAAGGTGCCCGGCGTGGGCGAGGTCCGCCTCGACCTCGCCAAGAGGACCGTCACCTCGCGCAGCGCCGCCGCCACCGCACTGGAACTGTCGGTGGAGGTCAACCCGCTCAAGCTCGGCGTCGCCGAGGTGAACGGCACCGTCACCCTCGCCGGGGCCACCTGCGAGACGCCCCGCCGCGGCGGGCACGACGGCGGCGGGCACCACGGCGGCGGCAACGGCGACGGGGACAACGGCGGCGACGACTCCGGCAGCGGCGAGGAGCCGCAGACCGGCGGCGAGTCCGAGCAGCCCTCGCAGTCCGCGGAGCCCTCGCAGTCGGCCGGGCCGTCGGAGTCCGCGCGTGCCGACCAGTCCCCGCAGGCCGCGCCCGCGGCCGCCGGTGACCTCGCCGAGACCGGCAGCAGCTCCATGACCCCGTACCTCGCAGGCGGTTCGGTGCTGCTGTTCGCCGCCGGATTCCTCGTGATCCGCAAGACCCGCCGCAAGCCGGCGGCCGAGAGCGCCCGGGACTGACGAACCCGGGTCGACCCCGGGGGGCGGACCAGGGGTGAGGGGGGACGTGGAGGGCGGCGGAGTGTCCGGAGCCGCCCTCCACGCGCTTTCCCGCACCGCTCCCCGCTCCGGCCGCTCTCTCGTCGCCGTCTGAAAAGGGCACTTTCCACTACCCTGTTGGGGAGTGTCCGCGCGCCCGTCGCGGACGGGGCCGGGGGGTCGCATGTTCGGGGGACGGTACGAGTTGCGGGCGCTGCTCGGCTCCGGCGGCATGGCCCGGGTCCATCTCGCGTACGACACCCGGCTCGGCCGGACCGTGGCCGTCAAGACGCTCCTTCCGGAGCTGGCCCGCGACCCCGAGGCGCGCCGCCGCTTCGCCCGCGAGGCACGGGCGGCGGCCGGGCTCAACCACCCCGGCATCGTCACCGTCCACGACCAGGACGAGGTGACGACGGACGACGCGGTCGTGCCGTACCTGGTGATGGAGCACATCGAGGGCCGCACCCTCGCCGAACTCGCCCGAGAACAGGCCCCGATGGAGATCGCGCGGGCCGTCCGCATCACCTGCGAGATCCTGGACGCCCTCGCCCACGCCCACGCCCGCGGACTCGTCCACCGCGACGTGAAGCCCTCCAACGTCCTGATCGCCACCGGGGGCACGGTCAAGGTCGCCGACTTCGGCATCGCCCGGGTCGTCCACTCGCTGTCCCGCATCACCGGCACCGGCTCCGCCATCGGCACCCCCGGCTACATGGCCCCCGAGCAGTGCGCCGGCGACGCCGTGGACGCCCGCAGCGACCTGTACGCGGTCGCCTGCATGCTCACCGAACTCCTCACCGGCACCGTCCCCTTCGCCGGGGCCACCCCGCTGTCGGTGATGTACGCCCACGTCCACCAGACACCGGCGCCGCCCTCCGCGCGCAACCCGCTGGTGCCGCCCGAACTCGACGCGATCGTGCTCTCCGCCCTGTCGAAGAACCCCGCCCTGCGCCCGCGGAGCGCCGCGGAGATGAGGGACGCCCTCAGCGGCTGGCTGGCCTCGCGGACCCCGCCCACGGGTCCGCCCGCCCTGCCCCCGCCGCCCGCACGGCCGCCCACCCTGCCCCACCCCGCGTACAACCCGCCCTCGTACGGCCCGCCGTCCTACCCCACCCGTCCCGCCTGGGACACCCCGGTCCCGGGGCCCCGGCGCCGCCGCTGGGGCGTGGTGTCCGCGGTCACCGCGGCCGTCGTGGCCGTCCTGGTCACCGTGACGGTCGTCGTCGACCCCTTCGGCGACGACCCGAAGAAGCGGTCCACCCCCACCGCCCAGGACGTGATCGCCGCCCGCAGGCCCACCGGCGGCTACAACGGCGCCCTCACCGGCGCCGTCAACCCGTCCACCGCCAAGGGCGGCACCCTCAGGCTCATCTCCGCCTACACCCCAGACTCCCTCGACCCGGCCCGCACCTACTCGCCGATCGTGTGGAACCTCGGCCGCCTCTACCTGCGCAAACTCGTCGACTTCGCCCCGCAGCCCGGCGCCGCGGGCACCCGGCTCGCCCCCGACCTCGCCACCAGCACCGGCACGATCTCCGACGGCGGCCGCACCTACACGTACACCCTCAAGGAGGGCGTCACCTTCGAGGACGGCACGCCGATCACCTCACGGGACGTCAAGTACGGCATCGAGCGCACCTTCGCCAGGGACCTGTACCCCGGCGGCCCCACCCACCTGCGCGACCTGCTCGACCAGGGGCAGGACTACCCCGGTCCCTACAAGGACACCGACCCCGACGGGCTCGGCCTGAAGAGCGTCGAGACCCCCGACGACCGCACGATCGTCTTCCACCTCGACGCGCCCTTCGCCGACTTCCCCCACGTCCTCGCGCTGCCCATGTCCTCGCCCGTCCCGAAGGCGAAGGACACCAAGGAGAGCTACCAGGACCAGCCGGTCGCCAGCGGCCCCTACCGCATCGCCTCCTACGACGCCGCCAAGGGGCTGCGCCTGGTGCGCAACGACAAGTGGGACCCGGCGACGGACGCGATACGCACCGCCCTGCCCGACGAGGTGGAGCTCACCATCGCCGCGGACGCGGCCGCCGTGGACACCGCCCTGATGAACGGCACCGCCGACCTCGACCTCGCCCAGACCGGCGTCCAGCAGGCCACCCGGACCCGCATCCTCGCCGACGACGCGCTCAAGTCCCGAGCGGACCTCGTGCAGACCGGTGCCGTCCGCTACTTCTCCCTGCAGACCGCCGTCGCGCCCCTGGACGACTACCGCTGCCGCTGGGCCGTCCAGTACGCCACCGACCGCAGCCTGCTGCGTGACGCCCTGGGCGGCCAGGACGCGGGCGACGTCGCCGGCGGCATGCTCCCGCCGACCGTCGGCGGCCACGACCGGCACCTCGACACCTACGGCACCGTGACCGGCGGCTCCTACCCCGAACAGGCCCGCCGCTTCCTCGGCGAATGCGGCCACGCCAAGGGGTTCAGCACGGTCGTCGCGGTCTCCGCCGGCGACCAGGCCGCCCGCAAGGCCGCGCAGTCGCTGGCCGGCCAGCTCGCCGAGGTGGGCATCACGGCGACCGTACAGACCCCCGACGCCGCCGACTTCTACGCCGCCCTCACCGACCAGCAGCAGATCAAGGACAAGGGCTGGGGCATCGTCATGACCACCTGGCAGTCCGACTGGCCCTCCCCGGCCGGATTCCTGCGCCCGCTGCTGCTGCCGGACAGCCCCAGCAACTACGCGGGGCTGGACGACCGGGAGATCAACTCCCTGATGGACGAGGCCGACTCCGAGACCAACCGCAACGCCGCCGACAACCTCTGGCGCACCGTCGACTCCACCGCCCAGGACCGCGGCACGCTCCTGCCCTTCCTCTACGACCGCCGCCTCAACTACCGGTCCGACCGCCTGACCAACGCCTACGTCCACCCGGCCCTGGGCGGCCTCGACGTCCAGGCCCTCGGGGTCAAGGGCTGACCGGGCGGCGCCGGGTCTGGGCAAGAGGGCGTGCGGCGGGGGACGCCGCGGATGCGGATGCGAGGGCGCGCAGGACAGGTCCTGATCGACCCAGACGAGCTTGCCGCCGGTCGCGGACCGGAAGCCCCACCTGTGGCACAGCTGAGCGATCATGAAGAGGCCCCGGCCGTTCTCGTCGGCGCCGCGAGCGTGGCGCAGGCGCGGGTGGCCGCTGCCGCTGTCGAAGACTTCGCAGGTCAGGACTTGGTGCTTGATGAGCCTGAGACGGAGGGGGCCGACGCCGTGGCGGACGGCGTTGGTGACCAGCTCACTGACGATCAGTTCCGTGGTGGGCACGAGGTGGTCCAGCCCCCATTCGCCGAGCTGCCGGGCGGCCATGTGCCGGGCGGTACGGACGACGGTCGGATCGGCGGGGAAGTCCCATGAGGCAATCCGGGCCGCATTGAGTGTGCGGGTCCGGACGAGGAGCACGGTGGTCGCGGCGGCGTCGATGCCGGGCCCGCTGTCGACCATCGCTATTGCGGCATCCGATATCTCCCGGGGCTTCGGGGGCTCAATGAGTTCGGCCTGTTCAGTGGTCGTCATCGCGGTTTATCCCTTCAGGCGTGTGGCGCGGGGGAAAGCCGATCTGCGTGCAATTCCAGCGAACCAGCCGGAGGGGTGCCTGAGGGCGGTCAAGCAGGCTCTCCTCGGCCATGGCCTGCTGGTCCGGGTACTGGCAGGCCCCCTGTCCATCGCCGAGTGATCTCTGCGGCACGGGCCTTTTCGATAAACGCCCCCGACGGCTCGTTCTCGAAACAATGCATTGAAGTGAGCGGGAATTGGCGTGGTGGAAACCGTGATTTTGCCGGGGCGGTGCGCAGAGGGTTAGCCTTGGCATATGGCCAAAGCACCGTCCGGTTCGGGTGACAACAGGGAACTGAGCGATTTCCTGCGCTCGCGGCGCGCCCGGGTGGCTCCCGAGCAGGCCGGGGTCACGCCGGGGGCGAGTCGCCGTGTTCCGGGACTTCGTCGCGAGGAGGTCGCGTTCTCGGCCGGATTGAGCGTGGACTACTACATCCGTCTGGAACGCGGACGGGTGGCCAACGCCTCGGAGGCGGTGCTGGAGGCCGTGGCCCGGGCTCTGCGGCTGGACGACGCCGAGCGTGCGCACCTGTTCAACCTGGCCAGGCCGCAGTCCGTGGTCAGGGCCAGCCAGCCGGAGGTTCCGCGGCGAGTACGGCCGGGGGCGTACGCCCTGCTCGAGGTTCTCGCGGACAGCCCCGCCATGATCCTGGACGGCCGTATGGACGTCCTCGCAGTCAACCGGATGGCCCGGGCGCTATTCGTCGATTTCGAAGCGATGCCGGTCCGTGAACGTAATTTGGCGCGGTTCGTATTTCTCGATCCTGCGGCACGTGAACTGTTCGTCGACTGGGACATGGCCGCCCGTATGGTGGTGACGGGGTTGCACCTGTACGCGGGTCAGAATCCGGACGACACGCGTCTGACCGAGCTGATCGGCCACCTGTCGGCCGCGGACGCCGACTTCAGCCGGTGGTGGGCGGCGCATGATGTGGAGGTGTTCTCCCACGGCACCAGGCGCTGTCGGCACCCCTTGCTCGGGGAATTCGTCCTCGACTACGAGACCCTCGTGTTCCCCGGTGACCCGGACCAGTGGTTGTACGTGTGCACGGCCCCACCCGGCTCACCGTCCGCGGAGGCGTTGCGTTCCCTGGCCGGCCGGATCGGCGAATCGGACACCGATCCGGAGCGGAGGTCGCCTCCGGCTACCGCGCCCTGACGGAGGTCGGTTTCGAGGGGGACGGGTCCGTCCGCCAGGGCGTCAGCCGTCGAGCGCCTTCGACAGGGCGGCCGCGAAGCGGTCGGTCGTCGCGGGGTCGCGGACGGCGAGGCGGAGCCAGTCGGGGGACAGGCCGGGGAAGGTGTCGGCGCGGCGGACGGCGAAGCCGAGGTCGCGCAGGCGCTCGCGGACGGAGACCGCCCCGGGGAGGCGCAGCAGGACGAAGGGACCGTGCGCCGGACCGGCGACCTCGACGTCGTCGAACTCGGCGAGCCGGCGCAGCAGGTGGGCGCGGTCGGCGGCGATCCGGCGGGCCGCCTCTTCGGCCTCCGCGAGGGCCGCGGGGGCGCTGCACGCCTCGGCGGCGGTGAGGCCGGGCGCGGAGACCGCCCACAGGGGCTGGGCGCGGCGCAGCGCCGCCACGCGCTCGCGGTCGCCGAGGACGTAGCCGACCCGCAGG includes:
- a CDS encoding LPXTG cell wall anchor domain-containing protein is translated as MPARRPAAALGAAVALAAGALALGPATPAAATGGTHGSSGKAGAVVLRTGLEVSLLRKSVDVPLNLTLNEVHAPASADETALSATLDGVDRGRPFSVLRADVATARATADRHKAEGYANLVKARVSLPGLPLLGLIKADAISARATCVAGRKPVADVELPGHVVVLGKRVKVSAGGTTLVKVPGVGEVRLDLAKRTVTSRSAAATALELSVEVNPLKLGVAEVNGTVTLAGATCETPRRGGHDGGGHHGGGNGDGDNGGDDSGSGEEPQTGGESEQPSQSAEPSQSAGPSESARADQSPQAAPAAAGDLAETGSSSMTPYLAGGSVLLFAAGFLVIRKTRRKPAAESARD
- a CDS encoding ABC transporter substrate-binding protein — its product is MFGGRYELRALLGSGGMARVHLAYDTRLGRTVAVKTLLPELARDPEARRRFAREARAAAGLNHPGIVTVHDQDEVTTDDAVVPYLVMEHIEGRTLAELAREQAPMEIARAVRITCEILDALAHAHARGLVHRDVKPSNVLIATGGTVKVADFGIARVVHSLSRITGTGSAIGTPGYMAPEQCAGDAVDARSDLYAVACMLTELLTGTVPFAGATPLSVMYAHVHQTPAPPSARNPLVPPELDAIVLSALSKNPALRPRSAAEMRDALSGWLASRTPPTGPPALPPPPARPPTLPHPAYNPPSYGPPSYPTRPAWDTPVPGPRRRRWGVVSAVTAAVVAVLVTVTVVVDPFGDDPKKRSTPTAQDVIAARRPTGGYNGALTGAVNPSTAKGGTLRLISAYTPDSLDPARTYSPIVWNLGRLYLRKLVDFAPQPGAAGTRLAPDLATSTGTISDGGRTYTYTLKEGVTFEDGTPITSRDVKYGIERTFARDLYPGGPTHLRDLLDQGQDYPGPYKDTDPDGLGLKSVETPDDRTIVFHLDAPFADFPHVLALPMSSPVPKAKDTKESYQDQPVASGPYRIASYDAAKGLRLVRNDKWDPATDAIRTALPDEVELTIAADAAAVDTALMNGTADLDLAQTGVQQATRTRILADDALKSRADLVQTGAVRYFSLQTAVAPLDDYRCRWAVQYATDRSLLRDALGGQDAGDVAGGMLPPTVGGHDRHLDTYGTVTGGSYPEQARRFLGECGHAKGFSTVVAVSAGDQAARKAAQSLAGQLAEVGITATVQTPDAADFYAALTDQQQIKDKGWGIVMTTWQSDWPSPAGFLRPLLLPDSPSNYAGLDDREINSLMDEADSETNRNAADNLWRTVDSTAQDRGTLLPFLYDRRLNYRSDRLTNAYVHPALGGLDVQALGVKG
- a CDS encoding helix-turn-helix transcriptional regulator — translated: MAKAPSGSGDNRELSDFLRSRRARVAPEQAGVTPGASRRVPGLRREEVAFSAGLSVDYYIRLERGRVANASEAVLEAVARALRLDDAERAHLFNLARPQSVVRASQPEVPRRVRPGAYALLEVLADSPAMILDGRMDVLAVNRMARALFVDFEAMPVRERNLARFVFLDPAARELFVDWDMAARMVVTGLHLYAGQNPDDTRLTELIGHLSAADADFSRWWAAHDVEVFSHGTRRCRHPLLGEFVLDYETLVFPGDPDQWLYVCTAPPGSPSAEALRSLAGRIGESDTDPERRSPPATAP